A genomic region of Venturia canescens isolate UGA chromosome 9, ASM1945775v1, whole genome shotgun sequence contains the following coding sequences:
- the LOC122416468 gene encoding ras-interacting protein RIP3-like isoform X1 — MERFGEDKLKKFSAVEPRPRPLPRRRTNQELKATNETLKSLQTQLELAYASTASSGAPVAGGGGGISSGLMMGLSGSCGAMLGSSGLGSSSCNTATHLGGSVAVPGGVPGSTTLTAILETKDARIQTLEKEVGLLEAELQRIRECGGRLREQLLKATAVPSGTTSFGNHQQQQQQQQQQQQQQHIGGGLHGGIGGLATTPGTATAATATGIESNYAMQATRPSVTLSSIGSLQSSVLTRGPTAYTPTTPTTSTTTTTPTTTALVPYGQMVKLTNPLLAVASTGATAIQPAGASCLSGISSGLTTGVVNPYTDQHHHQQQTSHPQHHQQQQHHHHHHHHHQHQYQQQQQLQHHQQQQQHQQAMQQHLKQIEPAAAGALALHAHTFNKHDLNFKRQVSFFINNVRIEKNDVI, encoded by the exons ATGGAGAGGTTCGGAGAG GAcaaactcaaaaaattttcgGCCGTCGAACCACGCCCCCGGCCACTACCACGTCGGAGGACTAATCAG GAGCTCAAAGCAACGAACGAGACCTTGAAGAGCCTGCAGACGCAGTTGGAGCTAGCATACGCCTCGACAGCGTCATCGGGTGCTCCGGTAGCCGGTGGTGGTGGCGGAATTTCGAGCGGTCTGATGATGGGTTTGAGCGGGTCATGCGGCGCAATGCTTGGCTCATCGGGGCTAGGATCCTCGTCGTGCAACACGGCTACTCATCTCGGTGGTAGCGTTGCAGTACCTGGTGGCGTACCCGGGAGTACGACACTAACCGCGATACTCGAGACGAAAGACGCGAGGATACAGACCCTAGAGAAGGAGGTTGGTTTGCTCGAGGCCGAGTTGCAGCGCATCAGAGAATGCGGTGGCCGTTTGCGCGAGCAGCTTCTAAAGGCAACTGCTGTACCGAGCGGGACAACGAGCTTCGGCAATcatcaacagcagcaacaacaacaacaacaacaacagcaacagcagcacaTCGGCGGTGGCTTGCACGGCGGTATCGGCGGCCTCGCAACCACCCcaggaacagcaacagcagcaacagcaacaggtATCGAAAGCAATTACGCGATGCAAGCGACGAGACCGTCTGTCACGTTATCGTCAATCGGCAGCCTACAATCTTCAGTTCTCACTCGAGGACCAACTGCGTATACTCCTACTACTCCTACCActtctactactactactactccTACTACTACGGCTCTCGTGCCTTATGGCCAAATGGTGAAACTAACGAATCCGTTGCTTGCCGTTGCTTCGACAGGTGCAACCGCGATCCAGCCGGCCGGGGCCTCTTGCTTGTCCGGCATATCATCTGGCCTTACGACCGGCGTCGTTAATCCTTACACCGATCAACATCACCACCAGCAACAAACCTCCCATCCCCAGCACcatcagcaacagcagcatcaccatcatcaccatcatcaccATCAGCATCAAtatcagcagcagcagcagcttcAGCATcaccaacaacaacagcaacaccAGCAAGCGATGCAACAGCATCTCAAACAAATTGAGCCTGCTGCCGCCGGTGCTCTTGCCCTGCACGCTCATACGTTCAACAAGCACGATCTCAACTTCAAACGTCAAGTAAGTTTCTTCATCAACAACGTCCGCATCGAAAAGAACGACGTCATCTAA
- the LOC122416468 gene encoding homeobox protein OTX1 B-like isoform X2, which translates to MERFGEELKATNETLKSLQTQLELAYASTASSGAPVAGGGGGISSGLMMGLSGSCGAMLGSSGLGSSSCNTATHLGGSVAVPGGVPGSTTLTAILETKDARIQTLEKEVGLLEAELQRIRECGGRLREQLLKATAVPSGTTSFGNHQQQQQQQQQQQQQQHIGGGLHGGIGGLATTPGTATAATATGIESNYAMQATRPSVTLSSIGSLQSSVLTRGPTAYTPTTPTTSTTTTTPTTTALVPYGQMVKLTNPLLAVASTGATAIQPAGASCLSGISSGLTTGVVNPYTDQHHHQQQTSHPQHHQQQQHHHHHHHHHQHQYQQQQQLQHHQQQQQHQQAMQQHLKQIEPAAAGALALHAHTFNKHDLNFKRQVSFFINNVRIEKNDVI; encoded by the exons ATGGAGAGGTTCGGAGAG GAGCTCAAAGCAACGAACGAGACCTTGAAGAGCCTGCAGACGCAGTTGGAGCTAGCATACGCCTCGACAGCGTCATCGGGTGCTCCGGTAGCCGGTGGTGGTGGCGGAATTTCGAGCGGTCTGATGATGGGTTTGAGCGGGTCATGCGGCGCAATGCTTGGCTCATCGGGGCTAGGATCCTCGTCGTGCAACACGGCTACTCATCTCGGTGGTAGCGTTGCAGTACCTGGTGGCGTACCCGGGAGTACGACACTAACCGCGATACTCGAGACGAAAGACGCGAGGATACAGACCCTAGAGAAGGAGGTTGGTTTGCTCGAGGCCGAGTTGCAGCGCATCAGAGAATGCGGTGGCCGTTTGCGCGAGCAGCTTCTAAAGGCAACTGCTGTACCGAGCGGGACAACGAGCTTCGGCAATcatcaacagcagcaacaacaacaacaacaacaacagcaacagcagcacaTCGGCGGTGGCTTGCACGGCGGTATCGGCGGCCTCGCAACCACCCcaggaacagcaacagcagcaacagcaacaggtATCGAAAGCAATTACGCGATGCAAGCGACGAGACCGTCTGTCACGTTATCGTCAATCGGCAGCCTACAATCTTCAGTTCTCACTCGAGGACCAACTGCGTATACTCCTACTACTCCTACCActtctactactactactactccTACTACTACGGCTCTCGTGCCTTATGGCCAAATGGTGAAACTAACGAATCCGTTGCTTGCCGTTGCTTCGACAGGTGCAACCGCGATCCAGCCGGCCGGGGCCTCTTGCTTGTCCGGCATATCATCTGGCCTTACGACCGGCGTCGTTAATCCTTACACCGATCAACATCACCACCAGCAACAAACCTCCCATCCCCAGCACcatcagcaacagcagcatcaccatcatcaccatcatcaccATCAGCATCAAtatcagcagcagcagcagcttcAGCATcaccaacaacaacagcaacaccAGCAAGCGATGCAACAGCATCTCAAACAAATTGAGCCTGCTGCCGCCGGTGCTCTTGCCCTGCACGCTCATACGTTCAACAAGCACGATCTCAACTTCAAACGTCAAGTAAGTTTCTTCATCAACAACGTCCGCATCGAAAAGAACGACGTCATCTAA